Below is a genomic region from Desulfonatronum thiosulfatophilum.
TGGAAGCGATCTTCATGTCATGTTTGGCCGCGAACACTTCCAGATCCGGCATGCGGGCCATGTTGCCGTCGTCGCGCATGATCTCGCAGATCACCGCCGCGGACTTCATTCCGGCCAAACGGGCCAGATCCACGCTGCCCTCGGTCTGTCCGGCCCGGACCAGCACGCCGCCCTTTCTGGCTCGCAAGGGAAACACGTGACCAGGGGAAACGATGTCTTCGGCCTTGGCGTCGTCGGCCACGGCAGTCAGGATCGTGGTCGCCCGGTCATAGGCGGAAATTCCCGTGGACACGCCGGTGCGCGCCTCGATGGACACGGTGAAGGCCGTTCCGAAACGGGATTCATTGCGCGTGGACATCATGGGCAATTCCAGCTTTTGCACCAGCTCCTGCTCCATGGCCAGACAGATCAGCCCGCGGCCGTGAATGGCCATAAAGTTGATGACCTCCGGGGTCACGCTCTCGGCGGCAATGGTCAAGTCACCTTCATTTTCCCTGTTTTCGTCATCCACGAGGATGATCATCCGCCCCTGGCGAATGTCCTCGATGGCCTCTTCAATGCTGCATAGCGCCATATTCGTCCCTCTTTGACTTCGGGCTGTTAAAATCCATGTTCGCGCAGAAACGCCTCACTGATGCCGTGGTCCGAGGATTTTTTCGCCTCGGTCCAGGGCCCCACCATGCGTTGCACGTACTTCCCGATCAGGTCGGTTTCCATATTCACATCCCGGCCGGGCTGCCACTCGGCAATAGTGGTGTTACGCCATGTTTCCGGGATAATGTTCACTTCCAGAAAATTGTCTCCGCAACTGTTGACCGTCAGGCTGATTCCGTCCAGGGTCACGGAGCCTTTCGGTACGACGAGCGTTGCGAACTCCGAGGGGAATAAAATCTTGAACCACCGGGACTGACCAACCTGGCGCATTTCCCCGACCTGCGCCAGACAATCCACATGTCCGCTGACCAAGTGGCCGCCGAGACGGTCTCCCAGCGCCAAAGCCCGCTCCAGGTTGACGCGCATTCCCGGTTTTAATTTACCCAGGTTGGTCAGCTTCAGGGTCTCACCGGAGGCATACACGGCAAACCGGTCGGCACTGAAGGATTCCACGGTCAGGCAAACGCCGTTGATCGCGATGCTCTCGCCACGTACGTACCCCTGCATGGGCGTATCCGGCGAAATTTCCAGACGGGTTTCCCGTTCCCGGGCCGAAGAGGCGCCCTGCCCCATCACGCCGAGCACCCTGCCTGGGCCTTGAATCAAGCCTGTGAACATCAGCTTCGCTCCTTGTCTTCAGCCTTGCCCGCAGCCATATCATCCGGGCGCAAAACCAGCAGAAGATCATTCTCAAGCCGGCGCACCCGGGCTGTTCGCCAATGCCGGGCTCCGTTCATCCGCTCCACCGTGGAACCGGAAAGCATGGACACGGCCTGGGCGTCGCCAAGGGTTTTGGGCGCGAGAAACAGCCACCACTCGCCCACCAAATTTTCGGAGACCAGATGCTGGGCCAATCCGCCGCCTCCCTCGCAAAGGACATCCATCACGCCCAGCTCGGATCGCAGCCGGACAAGACCTGACCGGAGATCGACGAGATCGCCGGTCCCTGCCCCCCAGACCCGGACGCCAAGCTCGCGCAAGTCGTCCGCCCGGGCGCTGGACGCTGTTTCGACGGTTGTCAGAAAAATTGTTTCCATGGGGCGTTCGCGCAGGAGGAACAGGTCGGCGCCCGGTTCAGGCAGACTGGACCCGACCACCACGGCCAGGGGCTGGAATCTTGAGCTTTGCGGTGCAGCGCCGGAAACTCCGCGGCAGGTCAGCCTGGGATTGTCCACGCGCAATGTTCCGGCCCCCACCATCACGGCTTGGGCCCGTCCGCGCAGTTCATGGACCATTGCCCTGGAGACGGCGTTGGTGATCCATTGGGAATCCCCGGAACGTGCGGCAATACGTCCGTCCAGGGTCGCGGCCAGCTTTAAATAGAGGTAGGGGCAGGGAGTGTGCACCCAGGTCAGAAAATCGGCAATCAGATCTTCGCAGGCCGTTTCGGCGATGCCGGTCACGACCTGCACGCCATGATCGAGTAGAAAGGCGATCCCGCCTCCCACCACGCGCGGATTCGGGTCCGTCGCCCCCACCACGACACGGGAGACGCCGGCTTGGATAATGGCCTGAGTACAAGGGGGGGTGCGCCCGGTATGATTGCAGGGCTCCAACGTCACCCAAAGGATGCATTCGCGAGGGTCCACGCCGCGTTCTCTTGCGTCGCGCAGGGCTTCCACTTCGGCATGGGCCTGACCTGGGCCGTGATGATAGCCCTTTGCAACGATCTGACCATCTCGGGTCAGGACGGCTCCGACGCAAGGGTTGGGAACGGTCAGCCCCTTGCCCAGCTCTGCCAGAGCAACAGCCTCCAGCATGATCGCTTCAGCGTTGTCAGGAAGCGGAAAGCTGTTCAAAGCGCACTCCTGCTTCGCGCAGCATGTTCACGGCCAGTTCGTCCGGATAACCTTGCTCGAAAAAAATGGCCCCGATGCCGCAATTGATGAGCATTTTCGTGCAGATCAGACAGGGTTGCGTGGTGCAGAAGAGTTGGGCGCCGGACAGGCGAATGCCGTACATGGCGGCCTGGATGATCACGTTCTGCTCGGCATGCAACCCGCGGCAGAGTTCGTGGCGTTGCCCCGAAGGTATGCCCATTTGTTCGCGCAGGCATCCGATATCCAGGCAATGGTCCAGACCGGCCGCCGCACCGTTGTATCCCGTGGCCAATATCCGCTTGTCCTGCACGGCAACAGCGCCGACCCGGCGCCGCAAACAGGTGGAGCGTTCAGCCACGAGTCTGGCGATGCCCATGAAATAGTCCGGCCAAGGCAGACGCATTACGGACGAGTTTCCAGTCTGTTCACAATAGTGCAGAGCCTCCGCGGATTTCTCAAAAGATCCTGAAACTCATCCGTTATCAGGCCACAAACAGCGGAAAGCGACCGGCAAAGGCCTGGACGTCGGCTTTGATCCGCTGCAGTTCGCTTTCATTGTCGCGGTGCTCCAGCGCGGCCACGATCCATTCAACCACGGTCGCCATGTGCTCCTCGGTCATCCCCCTCGTGGTCAGAGCCGGCGTTCCCAGTCGGATGCCTGACGTCACGAACGGAGAGCGGGTTTCAAAGGGCACGGTGTTCTTGTTCACGGTAATTCCGGCCTTGTCCAGGGCGATCTCCGCGTCCTTGCCCGTGAT
It encodes:
- a CDS encoding riboflavin synthase, whose amino-acid sequence is MFTGLIQGPGRVLGVMGQGASSARERETRLEISPDTPMQGYVRGESIAINGVCLTVESFSADRFAVYASGETLKLTNLGKLKPGMRVNLERALALGDRLGGHLVSGHVDCLAQVGEMRQVGQSRWFKILFPSEFATLVVPKGSVTLDGISLTVNSCGDNFLEVNIIPETWRNTTIAEWQPGRDVNMETDLIGKYVQRMVGPWTEAKKSSDHGISEAFLREHGF
- the ribD gene encoding bifunctional diaminohydroxyphosphoribosylaminopyrimidine deaminase/5-amino-6-(5-phosphoribosylamino)uracil reductase RibD → MNSFPLPDNAEAIMLEAVALAELGKGLTVPNPCVGAVLTRDGQIVAKGYHHGPGQAHAEVEALRDARERGVDPRECILWVTLEPCNHTGRTPPCTQAIIQAGVSRVVVGATDPNPRVVGGGIAFLLDHGVQVVTGIAETACEDLIADFLTWVHTPCPYLYLKLAATLDGRIAARSGDSQWITNAVSRAMVHELRGRAQAVMVGAGTLRVDNPRLTCRGVSGAAPQSSRFQPLAVVVGSSLPEPGADLFLLRERPMETIFLTTVETASSARADDLRELGVRVWGAGTGDLVDLRSGLVRLRSELGVMDVLCEGGGGLAQHLVSENLVGEWWLFLAPKTLGDAQAVSMLSGSTVERMNGARHWRTARVRRLENDLLLVLRPDDMAAGKAEDKERS
- a CDS encoding deoxycytidylate deaminase, producing MRLPWPDYFMGIARLVAERSTCLRRRVGAVAVQDKRILATGYNGAAAGLDHCLDIGCLREQMGIPSGQRHELCRGLHAEQNVIIQAAMYGIRLSGAQLFCTTQPCLICTKMLINCGIGAIFFEQGYPDELAVNMLREAGVRFEQLSAS